One segment of Solanum stenotomum isolate F172 chromosome 1, ASM1918654v1, whole genome shotgun sequence DNA contains the following:
- the LOC125846147 gene encoding F-box protein CPR1-like, whose product MADGIMKKLPEDVVIYILLRLAVKSLMRFNCISKTCYTLIKSSTFVNLYLYRTTTSKDEFILFKHCFEHERNRYKTILSFLSGDDDDDDDYFNPIIQDLDVTHLKSNNNFNLDQFIGPCHGLIAMMDSVTTILINPSTRNYRLLPPDQFIGCEKDHYRSIQNVGFGYDSIANDYKVIRISIIYMTDRDDYPEEMDTIVDIYDLSVDCWRKLDDGVIQQLSMFYCVSCSQMFYRGICHWVASQDIDGNIDEYVILCFEMSTEIFHSLKIPEPCHLIYGTGCKLMLLQDSLTLIYHPYPEPVIADEKDFIDIWVMKDYNVYESWIKKYTIRGLQIDFPLAIWKGYLLLYQSGSGCLKSYNLNSNVVKELSFHGVPQSFRVIGYKDSLTSIPRENEHTTQVHKF is encoded by the coding sequence atggcTGATGGAATTATGAAGAAGTTGCCTGAAGATGTGGTAATTTATATACTTTTGAGACTCGCGGTGAAATCCCTCATGCGATTCAATTGCATCTCAAAAACTTGTTACACTCTCATTAAATCCTCCACTTTTGTCAATCTTTATCTCTACCGCACAACAACTTCGAAAGACGAATTCATTCTTTTCAAGCATTGCTTCGAACATGAAAGAAATAGGTATAAAACTATATTGTCTTTTCTTTCTGGtgatgacgatgatgatgatgattatttTAACCCAATTATTCAAGATCTAGATGTCACTCATTTGAAatccaataataattttaaccttGATCAATTCATCGGTCCTTGCCATGGTTTGATTGCAATGATGGACTCCGTTACCACCATCTTAATTAATCCATCTACGAGAAATTATAGACTTCTCCCACCCGACCAGTTTATTGGTTGTGAAAAAGATCACTATCGTTCCATCCAAAATGTTGGTTTTGGATATGACTCTATCGCGAATGACTATAAAGTTATTAgaatttcaataatatatatgacaGATCGTGATGATTATCCAGAAGAGATGGATACAATAGTTGATATCTACGATCTGAGTGTTGATTGTTGGAGAAAATTAGATGATGGAGTGATTCAACAATTGAGCATGTTTTATTGTGTCTCTTGTTCTCAAATGTTTTACAGGGGAATTTGTCATTGGGTTGCGTCTCAAGACATAGATGGAAACATTGATGAATACGTAATTCTTTGTTTTGAAATGAGCACCGAAATTTTCCATAGTTTAAAAATTCCAGAACCTTGTCATTTAATCTATGGAACGGGTTGTAAACTCATGTTATTACAGGACTCTTTAACATTGATTTATCATCCGTATCCGGAGCCGGTGATTGCTGATGAAAAAGATTTCATAGATATTTGGGTAATGAAGGATTACAATGTATATGAGTCTTGGATTAAGAAATACACAATTAGGGGTCTTCAAATTGATTTCCCATTAGCAATTTGGAAGGGTTATTTGCTTCTTTATCAGAGTGGAAGTGGATGTTTGAAGTCCTATAACCTTAATTCCAATGTGGTAAAGGAATTAAGTTTTCATGGTGTTCCTCAAAGTTTCAGAGTTATAGGTTACAAGGATAGCTTGACTTCAATTCCAAGAGAAAACGAGCACACTACGCAAGTTCATAAATTTTAG